A portion of the Terriglobales bacterium genome contains these proteins:
- a CDS encoding transcriptional regulator, giving the protein MKFQLNKRFLPTVWALGVVTLLAVSSLYAAQPTIGPEGGDVRTFAYDPQNPDHILLSTSTGQMYSSIDNGKTWSRFARIGESSDYVLDHIYFHPSDSRIIYVAAWSVNGENGELFRSEDGGRSWQSLRQMKGKSIRSLAIAPSNPQMLVAGALDGVYRSNDGGHNWARISTEQIHNVQSLAIDPKDSNVIYAGTWRLAFKTSDGGESWTKLAKGMDEDSDVFSIAIDPKTPATVYASACTGVYKSVNGGQIFRKVEAIPVNSRRVRVIKEDPSNRSVIYAGSTTGLWKSVNSGLTWRRVSAANLIINDVMIDPRNSKRVLLATDRSGVMASSDGGLTFLSSNNGFAHRQIRAVLVDKSQNETMYAGVVNDKSFGGAFMSADNGAHWSQLSRGLNGSDVFALAQDGNGQLVAGTNTGIYRMDAATRTWSNVFTTAAWRPDVTDLRIDGENWFAGSTSGLLYSHDNGRSWQVQRNTGKEPIAIVRSSANRIAAAGYRTIMTSSDGRSFAQMPAPSVSVITGMLLDQDSALWVSSPEGLFREKSVGGWESVKTNLPDHSIKALTYDQRTRRMYAVVDSSNEVFASNDGRHWTSVYESGYQVQELVPAGNNLLVVTKYDGIINSDASDLNAKLSANITK; this is encoded by the coding sequence ATGAAATTCCAACTTAACAAGAGATTTTTACCCACAGTGTGGGCTCTCGGGGTAGTGACCCTACTCGCAGTGAGCTCGCTCTATGCCGCACAACCGACGATCGGACCCGAAGGTGGCGACGTTCGCACCTTTGCTTATGATCCTCAAAACCCGGACCACATTCTGCTCAGCACCAGCACTGGTCAGATGTATTCGTCCATCGACAATGGAAAGACCTGGTCGCGCTTTGCTCGTATTGGCGAGAGCAGCGATTACGTTCTTGATCACATCTATTTTCATCCCAGCGATTCGCGCATCATCTACGTTGCTGCATGGAGCGTCAACGGCGAGAACGGCGAACTGTTCCGCAGCGAAGATGGTGGACGTAGCTGGCAGTCGCTCCGGCAGATGAAGGGCAAGTCGATTCGCTCGCTGGCGATCGCTCCTTCGAATCCGCAGATGCTCGTTGCCGGCGCGCTCGACGGCGTCTATCGCTCGAACGACGGCGGACACAACTGGGCTCGCATCTCGACTGAGCAGATTCACAACGTTCAGTCGCTCGCGATCGATCCGAAAGATTCCAACGTGATCTATGCGGGAACCTGGCGTCTGGCCTTCAAGACCAGCGATGGCGGCGAGAGCTGGACCAAGCTCGCCAAGGGCATGGACGAAGATTCCGACGTCTTTTCGATCGCAATCGATCCGAAGACTCCGGCCACGGTTTACGCCAGCGCCTGCACTGGCGTGTATAAGAGCGTGAACGGTGGACAGATTTTCCGCAAAGTGGAAGCGATTCCAGTGAACTCGCGCCGCGTGCGCGTGATCAAGGAAGATCCGAGCAATCGCAGCGTGATCTACGCGGGCAGCACGACTGGCCTGTGGAAGAGCGTGAACAGCGGTTTGACCTGGCGTCGTGTCTCGGCTGCGAATCTGATCATCAATGATGTGATGATCGATCCGCGCAATTCCAAGCGCGTTCTTCTTGCTACCGATCGCAGCGGCGTTATGGCCAGCAGCGACGGCGGACTCACCTTCTTGTCTTCTAACAACGGCTTCGCGCATCGACAGATTCGCGCGGTGCTCGTCGACAAGTCCCAGAACGAAACCATGTATGCCGGCGTTGTGAACGACAAGTCGTTTGGCGGCGCCTTCATGTCGGCCGACAACGGCGCGCACTGGTCACAGCTCAGCCGCGGCCTCAACGGCAGCGACGTCTTCGCTCTCGCGCAGGACGGCAACGGCCAGCTCGTCGCCGGAACCAATACGGGAATCTATCGCATGGATGCTGCAACCCGCACGTGGAGCAACGTATTCACGACCGCGGCGTGGCGTCCCGATGTAACCGATCTTCGCATCGATGGCGAGAATTGGTTTGCGGGTTCCACTTCGGGACTCCTCTATTCTCATGACAACGGACGCTCGTGGCAGGTTCAGCGCAACACTGGCAAAGAACCAATCGCGATCGTTCGCAGCAGCGCGAATCGCATTGCCGCAGCTGGATATCGCACGATCATGACCTCCAGCGACGGCCGCAGCTTCGCTCAGATGCCTGCTCCTTCGGTTTCCGTGATCACGGGAATGCTCCTCGATCAGGATTCAGCTCTTTGGGTTTCATCCCCCGAAGGCCTGTTCCGTGAGAAGTCAGTGGGCGGATGGGAGTCAGTGAAGACCAACCTGCCTGATCACAGCATCAAGGCTCTCACCTACGACCAGCGTACGCGTCGTATGTACGCAGTCGTGGATTCGTCGAACGAAGTGTTTGCCAGCAACGACGGCCGCCACTGGACCTCGGTCTACGAAAGCGGCTATCAGGTGCAGGAACTCGTGCCCGCAGGCAACAACCTGCTGGTGGTCACGAAGTACGATGGCATCATCAACTCCGACGCCAGCGACCTCAATGCGAAGCTGAGCGCCAACATCACCAAGTAA